A genomic window from Paenibacillus antri includes:
- a CDS encoding nucleoside 2-deoxyribosyltransferase yields the protein MRFYIASSFKNIENVRKVARELRALGFQQTYDWTTHSDIDSISKLRNIGHEEVSGVMAADVVIVMLPAGKGSHVELGVALGAGKKIYLYSPTNEINEIGTTSTFYHVDQVEQSTGSLDNLINSVCQNY from the coding sequence ATGAGATTTTATATAGCGTCCAGTTTCAAAAACATTGAGAACGTGCGGAAAGTCGCGAGGGAGTTGAGAGCGCTTGGCTTTCAACAGACGTACGACTGGACAACACATTCGGACATAGACTCAATATCCAAACTGCGTAATATAGGCCATGAAGAAGTCTCAGGGGTTATGGCTGCAGATGTTGTGATTGTCATGCTTCCAGCAGGGAAAGGGAGCCATGTTGAGTTAGGAGTTGCTCTTGGGGCTGGGAAGAAGATTTATCTTTACTCCCCAACAAATGAAATAAATGAAATCGGAACCACTTCTACGTTTTATCATGTAGACCAGGTCGAACAGAGCACTGGCTCTCTAGATAACTTGATAAATTCAGTTTGTCAGAATTATTAA
- a CDS encoding iron chaperone — protein MTDHDTYIAAAPEQFRLLLAQLRAQLASTLPDAEEVIEYKMPGFRIGKSIIAGYAAFTKQCGLYLSPGAIAAHADEISATGLKASKTGVTFSARKPIPDDLVERLALASRKDLGL, from the coding sequence ATGACCGACCATGACACCTATATTGCTGCGGCTCCGGAACAATTCCGCCTGCTGCTGGCTCAATTACGCGCTCAGCTTGCCTCTACACTGCCCGACGCAGAAGAAGTCATCGAATACAAAATGCCTGGGTTTCGGATCGGAAAATCGATCATCGCGGGGTATGCTGCCTTCACTAAGCAATGCGGCCTCTATCTGTCCCCCGGCGCAATTGCCGCCCATGCTGATGAAATTTCCGCTACCGGACTTAAGGCTAGCAAGACGGGCGTCACCTTCTCGGCACGCAAGCCCATCCCTGACGATCTCGTTGAACGGCTCGCCCTTGCTTCGCGAAAGGACCTTGGGCTGTGA
- a CDS encoding imm11 family protein, with amino-acid sequence MKIWWLDYHPVYNTVNFENYEDGKNVREMVQDASPLSGNWIRYNVILNNKGKPSDILNAVGGALIVSERAKDIITQIPNLNVEFLPLSSSEGVFFVLNVLTVLNCVNPNHSKEKRLGSSNKLIDYEELELYKDVVQDKDLFRIMLHEGNTVLPKIYVSDRLKDLLENNLEGYQLVEMWDSEFSWRQKEEKYASMCEEVDKSIKGTFNFEKAVNYVQKNKGQLIYSGKWALKVDEENEIWLGQLSLNGTYSWINPIYYPPVILGLTWGTK; translated from the coding sequence TTGAAAATTTGGTGGCTAGATTATCACCCAGTTTATAATACTGTTAATTTTGAAAATTATGAAGATGGAAAAAATGTTAGAGAAATGGTTCAAGACGCGAGCCCGTTATCAGGAAATTGGATAAGATACAACGTGATATTAAATAACAAGGGCAAGCCTTCGGATATTCTCAATGCAGTTGGGGGGGCGCTTATTGTAAGTGAACGAGCAAAGGATATAATTACACAGATTCCAAACCTAAATGTTGAATTCTTGCCTTTATCTAGCTCTGAGGGTGTTTTTTTTGTATTGAATGTATTAACGGTTTTAAATTGTGTCAACCCGAATCATTCAAAAGAGAAGCGTCTGGGTAGCTCGAATAAATTAATCGATTATGAAGAGCTAGAGCTTTATAAGGATGTTGTACAAGACAAGGATCTTTTCAGAATCATGTTACATGAGGGAAATACGGTATTACCGAAGATTTATGTCTCTGATCGTCTAAAGGATTTGTTGGAAAACAACCTAGAGGGATATCAACTCGTGGAGATGTGGGACTCGGAGTTTTCTTGGAGGCAAAAGGAAGAAAAGTACGCTTCAATGTGTGAAGAAGTCGATAAATCGATAAAGGGAACGTTTAATTTTGAGAAAGCTGTAAACTACGTGCAAAAAAACAAAGGACAATTAATATATAGTGGGAAATGGGCGTTAAAGGTTGACGAGGAAAATGAAATATGGCTGGGGCAGTTATCATTAAACGGTACTTATTCTTGGATCAACCCAATATATTATCCTCCTGTCATACTGGGATTAACATGGGGCACTAAATGA
- a CDS encoding phosphotransferase enzyme family protein, producing MNTGFRVDTDVNRRQTLRQVKQAALKALQEYETEWTSVHFIQVSEHITFRIVTDEGEQFLLRIHPENKPREEINSELEWLFSLKSKGLSVPEAVSNREGAFITDTLTINGQRFYSTLLRWIEGERLEKGELAEEVVRKMGVMMANLHEASSDFSPSTGFSRPSWGLQSFKRDWTHLGLHHRHFISDEAFELYSLAATKVVDCLNTLTSHERNYGMIHADLHIGNVVFRDIEPYPIDFGRCGFGFHLYDIAQSIMGLYPSQRESFIQGYQRIRKLEDGYIPKLECFFIMAIIEAYSFHAENPLETEGLIEEQPYAQAILRAYVDGASFLFQQLEVS from the coding sequence ATGAATACCGGCTTTCGGGTCGATACCGATGTAAATCGACGCCAAACTTTGAGGCAAGTGAAGCAAGCTGCGCTTAAAGCTTTGCAGGAATACGAAACAGAATGGACCTCCGTTCATTTCATTCAAGTATCCGAACATATCACCTTCCGCATAGTTACCGACGAGGGAGAACAATTCTTGCTCCGCATTCACCCGGAAAACAAACCGCGCGAGGAAATTAACTCAGAACTAGAATGGTTGTTTTCGCTTAAGAGCAAGGGCCTTAGCGTGCCCGAAGCCGTATCGAATCGGGAAGGAGCTTTCATTACGGATACGTTGACGATTAACGGACAACGGTTCTATTCGACCTTATTGAGATGGATCGAAGGGGAACGTCTGGAGAAAGGTGAATTAGCGGAGGAAGTAGTCCGAAAAATGGGAGTGATGATGGCGAACCTTCACGAGGCAAGCTCTGATTTTAGCCCGTCTACCGGTTTTTCTCGTCCTTCTTGGGGCCTGCAAAGCTTTAAACGAGATTGGACGCATCTGGGGCTGCATCACAGACATTTCATTTCGGATGAAGCTTTTGAGTTGTACTCTTTAGCTGCCACCAAAGTGGTAGATTGTCTCAACACGCTCACAAGTCATGAACGTAATTATGGAATGATCCATGCGGACTTACACATTGGCAATGTCGTTTTTCGGGATATTGAACCGTATCCTATCGATTTTGGGAGGTGTGGCTTTGGCTTCCATCTTTACGATATAGCTCAGTCCATCATGGGGCTATATCCATCACAAAGAGAATCTTTCATTCAAGGGTATCAGAGGATTAGAAAACTGGAGGACGGTTACATTCCGAAGTTAGAGTGCTTCTTCATCATGGCGATCATCGAGGCATATAGTTTCCATGCGGAGAATCCTCTTGAAACAGAAGGCTTGATTGAAGAACAACCCTATGCACAAGCCATATTAAGAGCTTATGTAGACGGAGCATCGTTCTTGTTCCAGCAACTTGAGGTCTCTTAA
- a CDS encoding prolyl oligopeptidase family serine peptidase — protein sequence MSQAAHQLEKQVTKTVRVNYLLHLPEGYEQDNKRKWPLVLFLHGAGERGDDIQKVKVHGIPKIAENDPSLPFIAVSPQCAEDSFWNAEKDALLALLDEITTSFNVDEKRVYLTGLSMGGYGTWDLASSHPEKFAAIVPICGGGNPNRVQALVNTPVWAFHGAKDNVVRLEESENMVNALQACGGNVKFTVYPEADHDSWTETYANPELYSWLLGHSLD from the coding sequence ATGAGTCAAGCCGCTCACCAGTTGGAAAAACAAGTAACAAAGACAGTACGGGTAAACTATCTGCTGCATTTGCCGGAAGGCTATGAACAGGATAATAAAAGAAAATGGCCGCTGGTTTTGTTTTTGCACGGCGCAGGCGAACGTGGCGATGATATCCAAAAAGTGAAGGTGCATGGTATCCCCAAAATTGCCGAAAATGATCCGAGTCTACCGTTTATCGCTGTCTCGCCGCAGTGTGCTGAGGACTCATTCTGGAATGCCGAGAAAGATGCTCTGCTGGCATTACTCGATGAAATAACGACGAGCTTCAATGTAGACGAAAAGCGGGTTTATCTTACCGGACTAAGTATGGGAGGCTATGGTACGTGGGATCTGGCGTCGTCACACCCAGAAAAGTTTGCAGCTATAGTGCCCATTTGCGGAGGCGGCAATCCGAATCGAGTGCAAGCGTTGGTCAATACGCCTGTGTGGGCGTTTCATGGTGCAAAGGACAATGTCGTAAGGCTTGAAGAATCAGAGAATATGGTCAACGCTCTGCAAGCGTGTGGCGGAAATGTAAAATTTACTGTATATCCCGAAGCTGACCACGATTCTTGGACGGAAACATATGCAAATCCTGAGTTATATTCATGGTTATTGGGTCATTCACTTGATTGA
- a CDS encoding DUF3888 domain-containing protein produces the protein MKKIINAVMLSMAILVPQTNDLAFAKPIQDSEQLRVDDMLMLFMTPNIYEAIGDYYYPNILKVKPEIEPWHISVIDTHRVNGFRGFVFSITVEVEPSLGHHVPVGKDHLTFRVSVGPSVRLINHNHIASYGLPSELQEWAVR, from the coding sequence ATGAAAAAAATCATTAATGCAGTTATGCTGAGCATGGCGATTTTAGTACCGCAAACCAATGACCTTGCTTTTGCTAAGCCAATCCAAGATTCTGAGCAACTCAGGGTAGATGATATGCTCATGCTCTTTATGACTCCCAACATTTACGAAGCAATTGGGGACTATTACTATCCGAACATTCTAAAGGTCAAGCCTGAAATTGAGCCATGGCATATTTCCGTTATCGATACCCACAGAGTGAATGGTTTTCGTGGATTTGTTTTTTCAATTACTGTTGAAGTTGAGCCAAGCTTAGGCCATCACGTCCCTGTTGGGAAAGACCATTTGACATTTCGAGTATCAGTCGGTCCCTCCGTAAGGTTGATTAATCACAATCATATTGCTTCCTACGGACTACCTTCTGAATTACAAGAGTGGGCGGTGCGTTGA
- a CDS encoding winged helix-turn-helix transcriptional regulator, whose product MANEVKDRIDLMTINCEKELTLAVIGGKWKLIILWHLGMEGTKRFSELKKLVPHITQKMLTNQLRELEEDQLIFRKVYPVVPPRVEYSLTEHGESLMPVLKMMYNWGKKYGEQVIWKDGQTCQGTPL is encoded by the coding sequence ATGGCGAACGAAGTAAAAGATCGAATCGATTTGATGACGATTAACTGCGAGAAGGAATTGACGCTGGCCGTGATCGGAGGCAAGTGGAAATTAATCATATTGTGGCATCTCGGTATGGAAGGAACGAAACGGTTTAGCGAGCTGAAAAAACTAGTCCCTCACATTACGCAAAAAATGTTGACCAATCAGCTGCGCGAATTGGAAGAAGATCAGTTGATCTTCCGTAAAGTATATCCCGTGGTCCCGCCCCGGGTTGAATATTCTTTGACGGAACACGGCGAAAGTCTAATGCCTGTCTTAAAAATGATGTACAATTGGGGAAAAAAATATGGGGAACAAGTAATATGGAAAGACGGACAGACTTGTCAGGGGACCCCATTGTAA
- the hxlB gene encoding 6-phospho-3-hexuloisomerase, whose translation MKTTEYAAEIVKELHRSVERIAEEESETLADIILQSNKVFVAGAGRSGLMGRAFAMRLMHTGKDAYVVGETVTPGIDKGDVLIIGSGSGETRSLIPMAQKAKSLAASVVVVTIAPESTIGSLADALVKLPGSPKNQAGSSHSTIQPMASLFEQTLLVFYDAVILRLMDKRGLESGRMYGRHANLE comes from the coding sequence ATGAAAACGACAGAATATGCTGCAGAGATCGTCAAGGAGCTTCATCGTTCGGTAGAGCGGATCGCCGAAGAAGAGTCGGAAACATTGGCCGACATCATTTTGCAATCAAACAAGGTATTTGTAGCAGGCGCAGGAAGATCGGGTTTAATGGGACGGGCTTTCGCCATGCGCCTGATGCATACCGGGAAAGACGCTTATGTGGTTGGAGAAACGGTAACTCCCGGCATCGACAAGGGCGATGTCCTGATCATCGGATCGGGCTCAGGGGAAACAAGAAGCTTGATCCCGATGGCCCAAAAAGCGAAGAGCCTGGCGGCGTCTGTTGTTGTGGTCACGATCGCTCCGGAGTCGACGATTGGTAGTCTGGCGGATGCTCTGGTAAAGCTGCCGGGGTCACCCAAGAATCAAGCAGGCAGCAGCCATTCGACGATCCAGCCGATGGCCTCTTTGTTCGAACAAACTTTATTGGTATTTTACGACGCCGTCATTCTCCGGCTGATGGACAAACGGGGGCTGGAGTCCGGCAGGATGTACGGCAGACATGCCAACCTGGAGTAA
- the hxlA gene encoding 3-hexulose-6-phosphate synthase: protein MELQLALDLVDIPGAKQVVAEVAEHIDIVEIGTPVVINEGLRAVKEIKEAFPSLRVLADLKIMDAGGYEVMKASEAGADIITVLGASDDSTIRGAVEEARKNNKKIMVDMINVKDIEGRAKEIDALGVDYICVHSGYDHQAGGKNSLEELTAIKRVVKHAKTAIAGGIKLNTLPEVIKAKPDLVIVGGGITGQLDKKATAAEMKRMVNQA from the coding sequence TTGGCGCTGGATCTTGTAGACATTCCCGGTGCGAAACAAGTGGTTGCGGAAGTAGCGGAGCATATAGATATCGTCGAAATCGGCACGCCGGTCGTCATTAACGAAGGGCTGAGAGCGGTAAAGGAAATCAAAGAGGCATTTCCGTCGCTGCGCGTTTTGGCCGACCTGAAAATAATGGACGCGGGCGGATACGAGGTTATGAAAGCATCGGAAGCGGGAGCGGATATCATTACCGTTCTCGGAGCATCGGATGATTCGACGATTCGGGGTGCCGTCGAAGAAGCCAGGAAAAATAACAAAAAAATCATGGTCGACATGATCAACGTGAAGGACATTGAAGGCAGGGCGAAGGAAATCGACGCGCTTGGCGTGGATTACATTTGCGTCCATTCCGGATACGATCATCAGGCTGGAGGAAAAAACTCCCTTGAGGAGCTTACAGCCATCAAACGTGTCGTCAAGCATGCAAAAACGGCGATCGCAGGCGGCATTAAGCTTAATACGCTGCCGGAAGTCATCAAAGCCAAACCGGATCTGGTCATTGTCGGCGGCGGCATTACCGGTCAGTTGGACAAGAAGGCAACTGCGGCAGAAATGAAAAGAATGGTTAATCAGGCCTAA